In one window of Tellurirhabdus rosea DNA:
- a CDS encoding efflux RND transporter periplasmic adaptor subunit — translation MLIGGAVALLMSNKQKQAAQLEEARRPLATTVSVATVERQTVTEAASYLGKTEFWREIQMNATTQGTIRELHAALNATVREGQPVLKVDAELLELQLAQAEAGLRKARTDLTRYETLHRENNLPASDLENARLQVKTAETAVYTLKKQIRDAVVLAPIGGTVTEKPIERGMFIAPGAPLMTITDVSAVKVVIHVPEAELAQFRPGRAVKVEFDAYPGRPFSGAVHQIRLKGGETGRFPVEIRVDNSSANPLRVGMSANVTLPGATSVNGLSIPRAALVTTSQQPAVYVLNQNRITLRTIETGAGAGTNVFVRNGLKAGEQVVVSGTEALQNGQEVIIK, via the coding sequence ATGCTTATCGGTGGAGCTGTGGCCCTGCTGATGAGCAATAAACAGAAACAAGCCGCCCAGCTCGAAGAAGCCCGCCGTCCGCTGGCTACGACGGTGTCGGTGGCGACGGTAGAACGGCAGACCGTGACGGAAGCCGCTTCCTATCTTGGCAAAACCGAATTCTGGCGGGAAATTCAGATGAATGCCACCACGCAGGGCACCATTCGCGAACTCCACGCCGCCCTGAACGCTACGGTCCGCGAAGGCCAGCCGGTGCTGAAAGTGGATGCCGAACTGCTGGAACTGCAACTCGCCCAGGCCGAGGCCGGTCTCCGCAAAGCCCGCACCGACCTCACCCGCTACGAAACGCTGCACCGCGAAAACAACCTGCCCGCTTCGGACCTCGAAAACGCGCGTCTTCAGGTAAAAACGGCTGAAACGGCCGTGTACACGCTCAAAAAGCAGATTCGCGACGCCGTGGTGCTGGCGCCGATCGGCGGTACGGTGACCGAGAAACCCATCGAACGCGGCATGTTCATCGCCCCCGGTGCGCCGCTCATGACCATCACGGATGTGTCGGCGGTGAAGGTCGTGATCCACGTTCCGGAAGCGGAACTGGCGCAGTTTCGGCCGGGGCGGGCGGTGAAGGTGGAATTTGACGCCTATCCCGGCCGGCCGTTTTCAGGCGCTGTTCACCAGATTCGCCTGAAAGGCGGGGAAACGGGACGCTTCCCGGTTGAAATCCGGGTGGACAACTCGTCGGCGAATCCGCTGCGCGTGGGCATGTCTGCGAATGTGACCCTGCCCGGTGCTACCTCGGTCAACGGCCTGTCGATTCCCCGCGCAGCTCTGGTGACGACGAGCCAGCAACCGGCCGTTTACGTCCTCAACCAGAACCGCATCACCCTCCGGACCATCGAAACGGGCGCGGGCGCAGGCACGAACGTCTTCGTCCGCAACGGTCTGAAAGCGGGCGAGCAGGTAGTCGTCAGCGGCACCGAAGCGCTCCAAAATGGACAGGAAGTAATAATAAAATGA
- a CDS encoding zinc-dependent alcohol dehydrogenase yields MKALCYNGVRDLRAERVPDPTIINPKDAIIRVTYSSVCGSDLHIVNGYIPSVLAGDILGHEFMGEVVEVGSGVKKLKKGDRVVVGSILACGECQYCQSQSYSLCDNTNPHAWMTEKMYGDATAGIFGYTHAFGGYAGSHAEYIRVPFADVGAFVIPEGIPDESAVFASDAVPTGFMAADMADIQPGDVVAIWGCGGVGQMAIQTAWIMGASRVIAIDKEPERLRMARENSRAETLDFSKVEVMEALREMTGGRGPDACIDCVGMEATGEGWGYYYDKAKQSLRLENDRPLVLRDMIIACKKGGNISIVGVYSGFIDSIPMGAAMNKALTFKMGQQHSQKYIPQLLEHMQNGELDPGFLFTHKMSLEEGQKGYMMFNDKKAMRVVFDPRMN; encoded by the coding sequence ATGAAAGCCTTATGTTATAACGGGGTCCGGGATCTGCGTGCCGAACGCGTCCCCGACCCGACGATCATCAACCCGAAAGACGCCATCATCCGCGTCACGTATTCTTCGGTCTGCGGCTCCGACCTGCACATCGTCAACGGCTACATTCCGTCTGTGCTGGCGGGCGACATTCTGGGCCATGAGTTCATGGGCGAAGTCGTCGAGGTTGGTTCCGGCGTGAAAAAGCTCAAAAAAGGTGACCGCGTGGTGGTCGGCTCCATTCTGGCCTGCGGCGAATGCCAGTACTGCCAGTCGCAGTCGTACTCGCTCTGCGACAACACCAACCCGCACGCCTGGATGACCGAGAAAATGTACGGCGATGCCACGGCGGGCATCTTCGGCTACACGCACGCGTTTGGCGGCTATGCCGGTTCGCATGCCGAATACATCCGCGTGCCGTTTGCCGACGTGGGCGCGTTTGTCATTCCCGAAGGCATTCCCGACGAATCCGCCGTTTTTGCGTCCGACGCCGTTCCGACCGGGTTCATGGCTGCCGACATGGCCGACATTCAACCCGGTGATGTGGTGGCGATCTGGGGCTGCGGCGGCGTGGGGCAGATGGCGATTCAGACGGCCTGGATTATGGGTGCGTCCCGGGTCATCGCCATCGACAAGGAACCCGAGCGCCTGCGCATGGCCCGCGAAAACAGCCGGGCCGAAACGCTGGATTTCTCGAAAGTCGAAGTGATGGAGGCCCTGCGCGAAATGACCGGCGGCCGCGGCCCCGACGCCTGCATCGACTGCGTGGGCATGGAGGCGACCGGCGAAGGCTGGGGTTATTATTACGACAAGGCCAAACAGTCGCTGCGGCTGGAAAACGACCGTCCGCTGGTGCTCCGCGACATGATTATCGCCTGCAAAAAAGGCGGCAACATCTCGATTGTAGGCGTCTACAGCGGCTTCATCGACAGCATCCCGATGGGCGCGGCCATGAACAAGGCCCTGACGTTCAAGATGGGCCAGCAGCATTCGCAGAAGTACATTCCGCAACTGCTCGAACACATGCAGAACGGCGAACTCGACCCAGGCTTTCTGTTCACCCACAAAATGTCCCTCGAAGAAGGCCAGAAAGGCTACATGATGTTCAACGACAAAAAAGCCATGCGGGTAGTGTTTGACCCGAGAATGAATTAG
- a CDS encoding SRPBCC family protein yields the protein MAERVFANTSQPLSETLGMAPVDPEASGSSRVNVGQTERIFSAAGGALLLTVGLRQGSLGGFLLALAGGGLVFRGMSGYCPMNEALGRNSAETGEEAGVVEISKSLTIMKPREEVWAYWRRHENLPNFMYHLKEVRQITDKRSHWVAQIADSKLARALGSVEWDADIIDEVPNERLVWKSIPGSLVDHSGEVRFNDVPGGRPGTELHATIKYRPPAGQLGTAVAKLFNQNFKQMIKQDLRRFKQLLETGEIATIAGQPSGRKRDQLLENKPHQYSEPNQKHESLML from the coding sequence ATGGCAGAACGAGTTTTTGCAAACACCAGCCAGCCGCTTTCCGAAACGCTCGGTATGGCCCCGGTGGACCCGGAAGCGAGCGGCTCAAGCCGGGTGAACGTCGGGCAGACCGAGCGCATTTTTTCGGCCGCGGGCGGCGCTTTGCTGCTGACTGTGGGCCTGCGGCAGGGATCGCTGGGCGGTTTTCTGCTGGCGCTGGCAGGCGGCGGACTGGTCTTCCGGGGAATGTCCGGCTATTGCCCCATGAACGAAGCCCTCGGGCGCAATTCTGCCGAGACCGGCGAAGAGGCGGGCGTGGTCGAAATCAGCAAGAGCCTGACGATCATGAAACCCCGGGAAGAAGTGTGGGCGTACTGGCGGCGGCACGAAAACCTGCCGAATTTCATGTACCACCTCAAGGAAGTCCGGCAGATTACCGACAAACGCTCGCACTGGGTGGCCCAGATTGCCGACAGTAAGCTGGCCCGGGCGCTTGGTTCGGTGGAGTGGGACGCCGACATCATTGACGAGGTGCCGAACGAACGGCTTGTCTGGAAATCCATTCCCGGTTCACTGGTCGATCATTCCGGAGAGGTTCGGTTCAACGACGTGCCGGGTGGCCGCCCCGGTACCGAACTGCACGCAACCATCAAGTACCGTCCGCCTGCCGGGCAACTCGGTACGGCCGTGGCCAAGCTGTTCAACCAGAACTTCAAGCAGATGATTAAGCAGGACCTGCGGCGCTTTAAGCAACTCCTCGAAACGGGCGAGATTGCGACCATTGCCGGACAGCCGTCGGGCCGAAAACGGGATCAGTTACTGGAAAACAAACCGCATCAATACAGCGAACCGAATCAGAAGCATGAAAGCCTTATGTTATAA
- a CDS encoding 30S ribosomal protein THX, with amino-acid sequence MGKGDRKSKRGKIWRGTFGKKRPKESGQKQKIEQAVKA; translated from the coding sequence ATGGGAAAAGGAGATCGCAAGTCGAAGCGCGGGAAGATCTGGCGCGGCACGTTTGGCAAGAAAAGACCGAAAGAATCCGGCCAGAAGCAGAAAATTGAACAGGCCGTCAAAGCCTGA
- a CDS encoding OmpA family protein produces the protein MARLFFPLRWQHWYQVLLTGLFLLFGLAVGVTGTALAQAGLKGEYFTGTNFEQKVFTRLDPQISFDWSRSSPGRGLPYSYYSIRWTGKLRAPATGPYRFYAKVDDGIRVWVGNRKVVESWQLNDSGNYDGTIVLQAGQTYDLRVDYFNAPEGGVIILYWERPDARNWPFSSDEPIAAQYFSQKPAPVPKSAAKPLPTVAVSKKPVTPMKPRPVVLPPKKAVVRQPPVAAPVPKTTPAVVPLAEVAPDTTFVLQNVQFEQSSYTLRAQAVPDLDRLVGVLKANPFWQLHIAGHTDNVGDPRLNRALSENRARVVASYLIQRGISGDRIRTEGFGGTRPVADNTTEPERSKNRRVEMTIRRELADKIHSSRP, from the coding sequence ATGGCTCGACTATTCTTTCCTCTCCGCTGGCAGCATTGGTATCAAGTGCTTCTGACCGGCCTTTTTCTGCTTTTCGGACTGGCCGTGGGCGTCACCGGCACCGCGCTGGCCCAGGCCGGGTTGAAAGGCGAATACTTTACGGGGACGAATTTTGAGCAAAAAGTCTTCACCCGCCTCGACCCGCAGATCAGCTTCGACTGGTCCCGAAGCAGTCCGGGGCGGGGCCTGCCCTACTCCTACTATTCCATCCGCTGGACGGGTAAATTGCGGGCTCCCGCCACGGGGCCATACCGGTTTTACGCCAAAGTCGACGACGGCATCCGGGTCTGGGTCGGTAACAGGAAAGTCGTGGAATCGTGGCAGCTGAACGATTCGGGAAACTACGACGGCACGATCGTTCTGCAGGCGGGCCAGACCTACGACCTGCGGGTCGATTATTTCAATGCTCCGGAGGGCGGGGTCATTATCCTGTACTGGGAACGGCCCGATGCGAGAAACTGGCCGTTTTCGTCCGACGAACCCATTGCGGCGCAATATTTTTCCCAGAAGCCCGCCCCTGTTCCCAAATCAGCCGCCAAACCGCTTCCGACGGTTGCGGTGTCTAAAAAGCCGGTTACTCCCATGAAGCCCCGGCCCGTGGTGCTGCCGCCCAAAAAGGCCGTCGTTCGCCAGCCCCCCGTGGCGGCTCCGGTTCCCAAAACAACTCCGGCGGTGGTGCCTTTGGCGGAGGTCGCGCCGGATACCACCTTTGTGCTGCAAAATGTCCAGTTCGAACAGAGCAGTTACACTTTGCGGGCCCAGGCTGTTCCTGATCTGGACCGGCTGGTTGGGGTGCTGAAGGCCAACCCCTTCTGGCAGCTCCATATTGCCGGCCATACCGACAACGTGGGCGACCCGCGCCTGAACCGGGCGCTGTCCGAAAACCGGGCCAGAGTGGTCGCCAGCTACCTGATTCAGCGGGGCATTTCGGGCGACCGTATCCGCACGGAAGGGTTTGGCGGGACGCGTCCGGTGGCCGATAACACGACCGAACCCGAACGGAGCAAAAACCGGCGGGTAGAAATGACCATCCGGCGGGAACTGGCCGACAAAATACACAGTTCCCGTCCCTGA
- a CDS encoding SDR family NAD(P)-dependent oxidoreductase, translating to MTSKIALVTGGSRGLGKDMALSLAGKGLDVVLTYHSKQEEAEQVVSEIQALGRQAAALRLDVGVTASFDDFIRQLTGTLQQTWGVGTFDYLIHNAGFGATIPLPQVTEETFDQLMNVHYKGVYFLTQKTLPILNDNGGIVFISSGSSRRVVYGYSVYASLKGAIEVLCNYVAKEFGNRGIRANVVAPGPIETDFNNAAIRNNPQMKSNLAGLTALGRVGQADDIGGVVAFLCTDDAKWVNAQRIEVSGGLSL from the coding sequence ATGACATCCAAAATTGCGCTGGTGACCGGCGGCAGCCGGGGACTCGGAAAAGACATGGCCCTCTCGCTGGCCGGGAAAGGCCTCGACGTCGTGCTGACGTATCATTCCAAACAGGAAGAAGCCGAACAGGTGGTTTCCGAAATTCAGGCGCTGGGACGGCAGGCGGCAGCGTTACGGCTGGACGTTGGCGTAACGGCCTCCTTTGACGACTTTATCCGCCAGCTGACCGGCACGCTCCAGCAGACCTGGGGCGTCGGCACGTTCGATTACCTGATTCACAATGCCGGTTTTGGGGCCACGATTCCCCTGCCGCAGGTCACGGAAGAGACCTTCGACCAGCTGATGAATGTGCATTACAAAGGGGTGTATTTTCTGACGCAGAAAACCCTGCCGATTCTGAACGACAACGGCGGCATCGTCTTTATTTCGTCGGGTTCCTCGCGGCGGGTCGTGTACGGCTACTCGGTCTACGCTTCCCTCAAGGGGGCCATCGAGGTATTGTGTAATTATGTAGCGAAGGAGTTCGGGAACCGGGGCATCCGGGCCAATGTGGTGGCACCCGGCCCGATCGAGACAGATTTCAACAATGCCGCCATCCGGAACAATCCGCAGATGAAAAGCAACCTGGCGGGCCTGACGGCCCTGGGTCGCGTGGGGCAGGCCGACGACATCGGCGGCGTGGTGGCCTTCCTCTGTACGGACGATGCCAAATGGGTCAACGCGCAGCGAATCGAGGTATCGGGCGGGTTGTCGCTATAA